A genome region from Clostridia bacterium includes the following:
- the truA gene encoding tRNA pseudouridine(38-40) synthase TruA has translation MRNIGLVVEYVGAGYRGFQIQTSGGQCGAGAPPRTIQGELEQAIACVTGERARITGAGRTDAGVHALGQVANFHTESRIPADRYAPALNTALPKDIRILRSFESPPGFSARYDAISKVYRYLIVPGGGESPAARRGAAVLSGRALATRGSLSADAMAMAGAVLVGRHDFAAFSATGSSAKTTVRTVNRLEVRTEELGALDLGLIVVEAEADGFLYKMVRIIVGALLDVGSGRTDMEAPARLLASRDRSLGPATAPPDGLYLVRVAYPEPLADLARP, from the coding sequence ATGCGCAACATTGGGCTGGTGGTTGAGTATGTGGGCGCTGGGTATCGGGGATTCCAGATCCAGACCTCTGGTGGGCAGTGCGGCGCGGGGGCGCCGCCACGGACCATCCAGGGCGAACTGGAGCAGGCAATTGCGTGCGTGACGGGAGAGCGCGCCAGGATCACTGGGGCGGGGAGGACCGACGCAGGGGTCCATGCGCTGGGGCAGGTTGCGAACTTCCACACAGAATCGCGAATACCGGCGGACAGGTACGCCCCAGCTCTCAACACGGCGTTGCCGAAAGACATACGGATCTTGAGGTCATTTGAGTCGCCGCCAGGCTTTAGCGCGAGGTACGATGCGATCTCCAAGGTATACAGGTACCTCATAGTCCCTGGCGGAGGCGAGAGCCCAGCGGCTCGACGTGGGGCGGCGGTCCTTTCGGGCAGGGCCCTGGCGACCCGAGGCAGCCTATCGGCTGATGCCATGGCCATGGCAGGGGCTGTTCTGGTTGGCAGGCACGACTTCGCGGCATTCTCAGCCACTGGGTCGTCCGCTAAGACCACCGTCCGGACGGTGAACCGCCTGGAAGTGCGCACGGAGGAGCTAGGCGCACTAGACCTCGGACTCATAGTAGTTGAGGCAGAGGCGGATGGGTTTCTTTACAAAATGGTGCGGATAATCGTCGGGGCGCTGCTCGATGTGGGCAGCGGACGGACGGACATGGAGGCGCCAGCGCGGCTTCTTGCTTCGCGCGATAGGTCGCTAGGCCCCGCAACTGCTCCGCCAGATGGTTTGTATCTGGTTCGGGTGGCGTATCCCGAACCCCTTGCGGACCTTGCCCGTCCTTGA
- a CDS encoding 3-hydroxyacyl-CoA dehydrogenase NAD-binding domain-containing protein — protein sequence MGRVAVIGAGQMGSGIAQVAASAGMEVVLLDVSVECVKRGIERIAKNLAKLVEKARISADESDAIRRRVTTALDLGEAKDADLVIEAVVEDPKAKAELFRRLAMICAPEAIFASNTSSISITSLGRDSGRPDRFIGMHFMNPVPVMQLVEVVRGLETSDEVCRTIVDLARRMGKEPVVVRDSAAFVVNRIAIPMINEAVYCLMEGVSDAAGIDACTKLGLNHPMGPLALADLIGLDTVLSILEVMVAETGDPKYRPCPLLRRMVAAGHLGRKSGRGFYAYS from the coding sequence ATCGGGAGAGTTGCCGTTATCGGTGCTGGGCAGATGGGCTCCGGCATAGCTCAGGTGGCGGCTTCCGCCGGCATGGAGGTAGTCCTCCTCGATGTGTCGGTCGAGTGCGTCAAGCGCGGTATCGAGCGAATCGCCAAGAATCTGGCCAAGCTTGTTGAGAAGGCGCGCATCAGCGCCGACGAAAGCGATGCCATTCGCAGAAGGGTGACTACGGCTCTCGATCTGGGCGAAGCGAAAGATGCAGACCTGGTGATCGAAGCAGTGGTCGAGGATCCGAAAGCCAAGGCTGAGCTGTTCCGCAGGCTCGCGATGATCTGCGCCCCTGAGGCCATCTTCGCATCGAACACATCGTCCATATCAATTACATCCTTGGGCCGGGATTCGGGACGTCCAGATCGCTTCATCGGAATGCACTTCATGAACCCCGTTCCAGTCATGCAGCTCGTGGAGGTCGTTCGTGGGCTCGAGACGTCCGACGAGGTGTGCCGGACCATCGTGGACCTGGCGCGCAGGATGGGCAAGGAGCCTGTGGTCGTTCGCGATTCCGCCGCGTTCGTGGTGAACAGGATAGCCATACCCATGATCAATGAGGCAGTGTACTGCTTGATGGAAGGGGTATCGGACGCAGCGGGCATTGATGCCTGCACCAAACTGGGGCTCAACCATCCCATGGGGCCGCTCGCCCTCGCGGATCTGATCGGCCTCGACACAGTTCTTTCAATCCTGGAAGTCATGGTGGCTGAGACTGGCGACCCGAAGTACCGGCCATGTCCACTCCTGAGAAGGATGGTTGCAGCTGGTCACCTTGGAAGGAAGTCTGGGCGCGGCTTCTACGCGTACTCCTAA
- the rpsI gene encoding 30S ribosomal protein S9, translated as MAQLQYMATGRRKCSVARVRILPGSGSILVNEKPIDAYFGRRTLELVVNGPFAVTETVGKYDVIADVEGGGVAGQAGAVRHGIARALIEADPDLRSALKKAGFLTRDPRMKERRKYGLKKARKAPQFSKR; from the coding sequence GTGGCGCAGTTGCAGTACATGGCAACGGGCAGGCGGAAGTGCTCGGTCGCCCGTGTGAGAATCCTGCCGGGGAGCGGCAGCATTCTGGTCAATGAAAAGCCGATCGACGCGTATTTCGGCCGACGCACTCTTGAGCTGGTTGTGAATGGCCCGTTCGCAGTGACTGAGACCGTCGGAAAGTACGACGTCATCGCCGATGTGGAGGGCGGAGGAGTCGCAGGGCAGGCCGGCGCTGTGCGCCATGGCATAGCCAGGGCGCTCATCGAGGCCGATCCGGATCTGCGATCGGCGCTGAAGAAGGCTGGCTTCCTCACACGTGACCCTAGGATGAAAGAGCGCAGGAAGTACGGGCTGAAGAAGGCCCGCAAGGCGCCTCAGTTCTCCAAGAGGTAA
- a CDS encoding phosphodiester glycosidase family protein, with the protein MQVSLQIRERRPAVAGRKLAAFTTAMLLVFAALACAQTGGDVGDVLISKSTIIPLGPGVTLERRNSLTAAGWLQMSIIMADLSSPYVTVAPFLAGNVLTSPARVTSIASSWGLAAAVNGDFFDMGATGAPLSFAAAGGDMIRSPRVDPDFASIAVLSSGTGILGEWRWQGSLVRIDAQGSTASDPNLEAPADCTADSSTGTVALATPSNASMALSGMNEVSVPANGAILYDHRWAQNQRPVRNDISYIRIRHGVIESRGTGWPPPDTPPPPKAAPDPVIAPESYPPVPQPEQETFTRAPAQEWEPAVDIVMRGAANDASKPFSIGDSVMIEGRFLPDLPDLSSAFSGKPVLVRSGLVQPNLDRHTGIQGGQPAPRTAAGLSCDGRVLILVAVDGRVQGSRGVTLPELARIMVSLGAQDALNLDGGGSTAAAVRNPTQNTVSLASRPSGGAERPVPYAVGVQTAEGVAVNAVDSRGSIAVFVWVSVYDTQSYASSGRPLGTFPSLAAAVNGGASAFVAPEVTIPVGGQALLAAELLDSSARVVSPDSLGTVPVEWSVTPPKGTPQGAEAASLLSVSSDTLTAILAPPREGRYEVKATGAGLNRVLFAVRAQRRDDAPTLPLSSNGTGSAGSVKRILMETFETGNGWWGAGSPSAMASRAWTSTPPDTTYAALPPSAPSSSYTAVPVGKPFGQAAALAYDFTSPEGTRAAYLRPPAQVRLPAGSVALGLWVYGDSGEHWLRATLADSTGQRMPIDFPRISWNGWRYVEATIPAALAQPVTLEQVYLVEFRPELVGAGVIYIDDIQLMVASAGPWPVGADLAATIEAAAALTLTAAPTEVGAPLSAKSSGGHRAIEVDVSRSPLPWRELIAELESFRSSDDVQLTVVLQGGFAVDPATRTPGGSFKDPLEAELLLRSLSACADGSTQVTLVQTAPIASGDSWISVDGVTVVFLARPNATGNGPRAAAQPSPSQQVQPLVTSWRTEAPCGPSSARTSCALSS; encoded by the coding sequence ATGCAAGTGTCTCTCCAGATCCGAGAGCGGCGACCTGCAGTCGCTGGCCGCAAACTCGCCGCCTTCACAACAGCAATGCTACTAGTATTCGCAGCGCTCGCATGCGCTCAAACCGGGGGTGATGTGGGCGATGTTCTTATATCGAAATCCACGATCATCCCATTGGGCCCTGGGGTTACCCTGGAACGCCGGAATTCACTCACGGCTGCGGGCTGGCTGCAGATGTCCATTATCATGGCGGACCTGTCGTCCCCCTACGTCACGGTCGCCCCATTTCTGGCAGGCAATGTGCTTACATCTCCCGCCAGAGTAACGTCGATCGCCTCCAGCTGGGGCCTGGCAGCCGCCGTAAATGGGGATTTCTTCGACATGGGCGCGACCGGAGCGCCTCTCTCATTTGCGGCCGCTGGCGGCGACATGATCCGATCCCCCCGAGTCGACCCGGACTTCGCCTCTATCGCAGTACTCAGCTCTGGCACAGGGATTCTCGGCGAGTGGCGATGGCAGGGTTCGCTTGTGCGGATCGACGCTCAGGGCAGCACCGCCTCGGATCCCAATCTAGAGGCGCCGGCAGACTGTACTGCGGATTCCTCCACAGGGACGGTCGCTCTCGCAACGCCAAGCAATGCGTCGATGGCCCTCTCCGGGATGAACGAGGTATCCGTGCCCGCCAACGGCGCCATACTCTACGATCACCGATGGGCTCAGAACCAACGCCCGGTCAGGAATGACATATCCTACATCCGAATCAGACACGGGGTCATCGAATCCCGCGGGACCGGCTGGCCGCCCCCAGACACTCCGCCGCCGCCGAAAGCAGCGCCCGATCCCGTTATCGCTCCAGAATCATATCCCCCTGTGCCCCAACCTGAACAGGAGACCTTCACGAGGGCGCCTGCGCAGGAGTGGGAACCTGCGGTGGACATAGTAATGCGCGGCGCCGCGAACGATGCCTCCAAACCATTCTCTATAGGAGATTCAGTGATGATCGAAGGGCGGTTCCTGCCGGACCTTCCGGACCTCAGTTCGGCATTCTCCGGAAAGCCGGTACTGGTGCGAAGTGGGCTTGTCCAGCCGAACCTCGACCGACACACGGGCATTCAGGGCGGACAGCCGGCGCCTCGAACAGCTGCGGGTCTGTCGTGCGATGGAAGGGTCCTGATACTGGTGGCAGTAGATGGCAGGGTCCAGGGATCAAGGGGTGTGACACTACCCGAACTGGCGAGGATCATGGTCTCACTCGGTGCGCAGGACGCTCTGAATCTCGATGGAGGAGGTTCAACCGCTGCAGCAGTCCGAAACCCCACTCAGAACACGGTGTCCCTGGCAAGCCGTCCATCCGGAGGAGCGGAAAGGCCAGTGCCCTATGCAGTTGGAGTGCAGACAGCGGAGGGCGTCGCGGTGAATGCCGTCGATTCCAGGGGTTCAATTGCGGTATTCGTGTGGGTATCAGTGTACGACACACAGTCGTATGCCTCCTCCGGCAGGCCGCTCGGCACGTTCCCATCTCTTGCAGCCGCGGTGAATGGGGGCGCCTCAGCCTTCGTAGCGCCAGAGGTGACCATCCCCGTGGGCGGGCAGGCCTTGCTCGCAGCCGAGCTGCTCGACTCCTCGGCGCGAGTGGTGTCGCCTGATTCTTTAGGCACGGTCCCAGTGGAGTGGTCAGTCACTCCTCCCAAAGGCACGCCGCAGGGCGCCGAGGCCGCGAGCCTGCTCTCGGTGTCTTCCGACACCCTGACTGCCATTCTGGCGCCACCCCGCGAAGGTCGATATGAAGTGAAGGCCACCGGCGCTGGGCTCAACAGAGTGCTGTTTGCAGTGAGAGCGCAGCGTCGCGATGACGCGCCAACACTGCCTCTATCATCGAACGGCACGGGATCGGCAGGGTCTGTGAAGCGGATATTGATGGAAACGTTCGAGACGGGCAATGGATGGTGGGGGGCTGGCTCCCCTTCGGCGATGGCCTCTCGCGCATGGACATCCACTCCTCCGGATACGACTTACGCGGCGCTGCCTCCATCGGCGCCCTCATCATCCTACACTGCTGTCCCAGTCGGAAAGCCATTCGGGCAAGCCGCCGCCCTGGCCTACGATTTCACATCTCCAGAAGGCACTCGCGCCGCCTATCTGAGGCCCCCAGCGCAAGTGAGACTGCCCGCAGGCAGTGTCGCGCTGGGCCTGTGGGTCTACGGAGACTCAGGAGAGCACTGGCTTCGAGCAACACTCGCTGACAGTACAGGCCAAAGGATGCCGATAGACTTCCCGAGGATAAGCTGGAACGGGTGGAGGTATGTTGAGGCGACTATTCCGGCAGCCCTGGCGCAGCCAGTCACCCTTGAGCAAGTGTATCTCGTGGAGTTCAGGCCGGAGCTTGTTGGAGCAGGGGTGATCTACATCGACGATATTCAGCTGATGGTTGCTTCAGCGGGTCCGTGGCCAGTCGGCGCCGATCTAGCGGCAACGATCGAGGCCGCCGCGGCGCTCACACTCACAGCAGCGCCAACTGAGGTTGGCGCGCCGCTTTCGGCAAAGTCCTCCGGAGGTCATCGGGCAATCGAGGTGGATGTCTCGCGGTCTCCGCTTCCATGGCGCGAGCTCATCGCAGAGCTCGAGTCGTTCAGATCGTCAGATGATGTGCAGCTCACAGTGGTCCTCCAAGGCGGATTCGCAGTCGATCCAGCTACCCGGACGCCTGGAGGATCGTTCAAGGATCCTCTCGAAGCAGAATTGCTCCTGCGATCGCTATCAGCCTGTGCGGATGGATCCACCCAGGTCACCCTCGTCCAGACTGCCCCGATAGCCTCTGGCGACAGCTGGATATCGGTTGATGGTGTGACAGTCGTGTTCCTGGCCCGCCCAAATGCAACAGGGAACGGCCCGCGCGCCGCCGCGCAGCCGTCCCCTAGTCAGCAGGTTCAGCCTCTCGTTACCTCTTGGAGAACTGAGGCGCCTTGCGGGCCTTCTTCAGCCCGTACTTCCTGCGCTCTTTCATCCTAG
- a CDS encoding energy-coupling factor transporter transmembrane component T: MSIPFSTVGQYIPGESIVHRLDPRTKILLSLVVVAALFVARRPGAYLMLAGLIIGAILISRVHLGYVLRGLRPLLFVIVATFGLHLFMDPGEPIFRIWKLTATDRGLREGLITVVRLVLLIMTTSSVTLTTSPIAFTDGLESLLRPFAVVGLPAHELAMMMTIALRFIPTLLEETDKIMKAQMARGADFESGNIARRAKAMIPVLVPLFVSAFRRADELAMAMESRCYRGGKGRTRMRQLKMTVSDYAVIAGTVAYAVVAVVAF, from the coding sequence GTGAGCATACCCTTTTCCACGGTGGGGCAATACATACCCGGCGAATCCATCGTGCACAGGTTGGACCCGCGCACGAAAATTCTGCTTTCGCTGGTGGTTGTGGCAGCCCTGTTTGTGGCCAGGCGTCCGGGGGCGTATCTGATGCTGGCCGGTCTGATAATCGGCGCCATCCTCATATCCCGAGTGCATCTTGGATACGTGCTCAGGGGACTGCGGCCTTTGCTGTTTGTGATCGTGGCGACCTTCGGTCTGCACTTGTTCATGGATCCCGGAGAGCCCATCTTCCGGATCTGGAAGCTGACAGCCACTGATAGAGGACTTCGCGAAGGCCTGATCACCGTCGTAAGGCTGGTTCTGCTCATCATGACGACCTCGAGTGTGACGCTCACGACCTCTCCGATCGCGTTCACCGACGGCCTGGAGAGCCTTCTCCGTCCGTTCGCTGTGGTAGGCTTGCCAGCTCACGAACTCGCCATGATGATGACCATAGCGCTTCGCTTCATTCCCACTCTTCTTGAAGAGACGGACAAGATAATGAAGGCGCAGATGGCGCGGGGCGCTGACTTCGAATCCGGAAATATCGCACGGCGCGCCAAGGCCATGATACCGGTGCTTGTTCCTCTGTTCGTGTCTGCCTTCCGGCGTGCAGACGAACTGGCCATGGCGATGGAGTCCAGGTGTTACCGGGGCGGCAAGGGCAGGACGAGGATGCGACAACTGAAGATGACGGTTTCGGACTATGCAGTGATCGCCGGGACAGTCGCGTACGCCGTTGTCGCAGTAGTGGCCTTCTGA
- the rplM gene encoding 50S ribosomal protein L13, whose product MSATFTPSPEDITRKWFVVDAAGKPLGRLASEVAQVLKGKHKAMYTPFIDVGDHVIVINAEQIVLTGNKLEKKIHYWHTGYPGGIRQITYEKFLATKPERVIEKAVKGMLPHTRLGRKMGMKLKVYAGSEHPHAAQKPEPLEITV is encoded by the coding sequence ATGTCGGCCACATTCACTCCGAGTCCGGAGGATATAACCCGCAAGTGGTTTGTGGTGGATGCTGCCGGGAAGCCTCTGGGCAGGCTCGCAAGTGAGGTAGCCCAGGTCTTGAAGGGCAAGCACAAAGCGATGTACACGCCATTCATCGATGTTGGAGACCACGTGATAGTCATCAACGCCGAGCAGATAGTGCTCACAGGGAACAAGCTGGAGAAGAAGATCCACTACTGGCACACTGGCTATCCAGGCGGAATTCGACAGATTACCTATGAGAAGTTCCTTGCGACCAAGCCAGAGCGAGTGATCGAGAAAGCCGTGAAGGGGATGCTTCCCCACACCAGGCTAGGTCGTAAGATGGGCATGAAGCTGAAGGTGTACGCTGGGTCAGAGCATCCGCACGCGGCGCAGAAACCTGAGCCGCTCGAAATAACGGTTTGA
- a CDS encoding ATP-binding cassette domain-containing protein → MNDRCSGAQAIVVNSLSKAFDVHQKPPGLSGSFRAMVRPSVRRVEAVRNVTFSVDEGEILAFIGPNGAGKSTTIKMLTGILHPTSGRASVLGVAPWDERQKLARQIGSVFGQKSQLWYHLPPRDTFDLLKRIYDIPTGQYRSRLQTLSDLFELGEFMSTPVRKLSLGQRMRCEIASSLLHSPRLLFLDEPTIGLDVVAKRRIRELIREMNQAEGLTVFLTSHDVGDIEELCRRVMIINNGELILDESVSALRRDYLRFKIVRARLSEPMDLPCIPGVTLLKHKSANLKLSVDVRLTSIDEVLTELMRHGRIEDITISDPPTEQVIAGIYEREGLNGTNGTKE, encoded by the coding sequence ATGAACGATAGATGCAGCGGGGCTCAGGCCATAGTTGTCAACTCACTGAGCAAAGCCTTCGATGTGCACCAGAAGCCGCCTGGCCTTTCCGGGAGCTTCAGAGCGATGGTGCGGCCCTCGGTCAGAAGGGTTGAGGCTGTCCGGAACGTGACCTTCTCAGTGGACGAAGGAGAGATCCTGGCCTTCATCGGCCCAAACGGGGCCGGGAAGTCCACCACCATCAAGATGCTCACAGGGATACTGCACCCCACTTCCGGGAGGGCGTCTGTTCTTGGCGTTGCCCCATGGGATGAAAGGCAGAAGCTGGCGAGGCAGATCGGCAGCGTATTCGGCCAGAAGTCTCAACTCTGGTACCACTTGCCTCCGCGCGATACCTTCGACCTTCTCAAACGGATCTATGACATTCCGACCGGACAGTACCGGAGTAGGCTCCAGACCCTGTCCGACCTGTTCGAGCTGGGCGAGTTCATGTCCACACCTGTGCGAAAGCTCTCCCTGGGTCAGAGGATGAGATGCGAGATAGCATCATCACTGCTTCATTCGCCTCGCTTGTTGTTCCTGGATGAGCCTACAATTGGCCTGGATGTTGTGGCGAAGCGGAGGATCCGCGAGCTCATCCGAGAGATGAACCAGGCAGAGGGGCTCACGGTCTTTCTGACTTCTCATGATGTGGGGGATATCGAGGAGCTGTGCCGGCGGGTGATGATAATCAACAACGGCGAACTGATCCTTGATGAATCGGTTTCGGCGCTTCGCCGCGATTATCTGAGGTTCAAGATCGTCCGCGCAAGGCTTTCTGAGCCGATGGACCTGCCGTGCATTCCCGGGGTGACTCTCTTGAAACACAAGAGCGCCAATCTGAAGCTCTCGGTTGATGTGAGGCTGACATCGATAGATGAGGTCCTGACCGAGCTCATGCGCCACGGCCGCATTGAGGATATCACGATTTCCGATCCTCCCACAGAGCAGGTGATAGCAGGCATATATGAGCGGGAGGGCCTGAACGGAACGAACGGAACGAAGGAGTGA
- a CDS encoding amidohydrolase has translation MGRYLFTGGKVYTASGRRPFCQALACVGKRVIACGTDSEAASAVDDSFERIDLGGKVLVPAFTDSHIHFKLFSIGLDSIDVEKAKAPEEAASAVEKAVEHVKPGAWIVGRGWNKNIWPGAGLPDRSYLDSVAPRNPVALYSKDLHAMWVNTAALRLAGVGIDTPNPEGGEIVRDDESRQASGILRETASQLVERVIPDPGCEASADAMERAQAGLHRMGIAGIHNMEGAGAFEALQLLRTTGRLKLRVVHGIAKDNLDDAIDMGLSSGFGDEWLKIGSLKLFADGALGSQTARLLRPYEGNPRNTGIEVTSKEEIAELVGRAVLAGISCAVHAIGDRANRDVLDILETVKEESARRRLRHRIEHAQLLHPEDVRRFADLGVVASMQPIHVVSDIPVADRNWGKRSRWAYAFRSLAKSGATLAFGSDAPVETPDPIRGIYGAVVRRQLDGTPEAGWYLEERLTVEEAVRAYTAGAAMASGDELTRGALSRGALADLAILSRDIFSIPAAEILEARVVATMVGGEFVYREGI, from the coding sequence TTGGGAAGATACTTGTTCACTGGCGGGAAGGTGTACACTGCGTCTGGGCGGCGTCCGTTCTGCCAAGCGTTAGCCTGCGTGGGGAAGCGAGTCATCGCGTGTGGCACTGATTCGGAAGCCGCGTCAGCGGTGGATGATAGTTTCGAACGAATTGACCTGGGCGGGAAGGTTCTTGTTCCCGCGTTCACCGACTCCCACATTCATTTCAAGCTATTCTCCATCGGGCTGGACAGCATCGACGTGGAGAAGGCTAAAGCCCCAGAAGAGGCTGCGTCTGCAGTCGAGAAGGCAGTGGAACATGTAAAGCCTGGCGCATGGATCGTTGGACGAGGATGGAACAAGAACATCTGGCCCGGCGCCGGACTCCCCGACAGATCATATCTGGATTCCGTGGCGCCGCGCAACCCAGTCGCACTGTATAGCAAGGATCTGCACGCGATGTGGGTGAATACCGCAGCGCTTCGCCTTGCGGGCGTCGGAATCGATACTCCAAATCCAGAGGGTGGGGAGATAGTCCGCGACGACGAATCGAGGCAGGCCTCTGGAATCCTTCGTGAGACCGCCTCGCAACTAGTGGAGAGGGTAATACCAGATCCGGGGTGCGAGGCCTCTGCCGATGCTATGGAGAGGGCACAGGCAGGGCTTCACCGGATGGGGATCGCGGGGATCCATAACATGGAAGGAGCCGGGGCCTTCGAGGCTCTGCAGTTGCTGCGAACTACCGGGCGCCTGAAGCTTCGGGTTGTCCACGGGATTGCCAAGGACAACCTGGATGACGCTATCGACATGGGCCTGTCATCTGGCTTCGGCGACGAATGGCTCAAGATCGGCTCCCTCAAGCTGTTCGCCGACGGGGCCTTGGGGTCTCAGACGGCGCGTCTCCTCAGGCCATATGAGGGCAACCCGAGGAACACCGGAATTGAGGTGACGTCCAAAGAGGAGATCGCTGAGCTTGTGGGCAGGGCCGTCCTGGCTGGAATATCCTGCGCCGTGCACGCCATCGGGGATAGAGCGAATCGGGACGTCCTGGACATCCTGGAGACCGTGAAGGAGGAGAGCGCCCGAAGGCGCCTGCGTCATAGGATCGAGCATGCACAGTTGCTTCATCCGGAGGACGTGCGCCGGTTCGCGGATCTGGGGGTCGTAGCTTCCATGCAGCCGATCCATGTGGTGAGCGATATTCCAGTCGCCGACAGGAACTGGGGGAAGAGAAGCAGGTGGGCGTATGCATTCCGCTCGCTTGCGAAGAGCGGTGCGACTCTGGCTTTCGGTTCCGATGCCCCAGTGGAGACTCCAGATCCCATTCGCGGGATCTACGGGGCGGTCGTGAGAAGGCAACTCGATGGCACGCCAGAGGCTGGGTGGTATCTGGAGGAACGGCTCACAGTGGAGGAGGCCGTGAGGGCGTACACAGCAGGAGCGGCGATGGCCTCCGGGGATGAACTCACCAGAGGCGCACTATCCCGCGGTGCACTTGCGGATCTCGCCATACTCTCCCGCGACATCTTCTCCATACCTGCTGCGGAGATACTGGAGGCTAGAGTCGTGGCCACTATGGTGGGCGGGGAGTTCGTGTATCGCGAGGGGATATGA
- a CDS encoding energy-coupling factor transporter ATPase has protein sequence MTEAIIEVRDLSYTYMKGTPLAHSALENVSLAIAEGELAAIIGRTGSGKSTLIQHFNGLLRPNSGQVLVGGVDIWGRGVVLRDIRRKVGLVFQYPEHQLFEETVYADVAFAPRNAGLSEALVDDAVREAMRIVSLDFESMGSRSPFELSGGQKRRVAIAGVLAMRPKVLVLDEPTAGMDPRGREEVLDEIRRLHEEHGYTIVLVSHSMEDVARFAERLIVMDDRRISMEGTPREVFRAREELVRIGLGVPQVTDVMAELAECGYDFGTSAITVDEAVQALLPRLKAAESTRAREGMQR, from the coding sequence TTGACAGAAGCGATCATAGAGGTGCGAGATCTTAGCTACACCTATATGAAGGGCACGCCCCTCGCCCATTCGGCATTGGAGAATGTGAGCCTCGCAATAGCCGAAGGCGAGCTTGCGGCCATTATTGGAAGGACGGGATCAGGCAAGTCCACTCTCATTCAGCACTTCAACGGGCTTCTGAGGCCCAACTCAGGGCAGGTGCTGGTCGGTGGGGTGGACATATGGGGAAGAGGCGTGGTGCTCCGCGACATCAGGCGCAAGGTCGGGCTGGTATTCCAATACCCTGAGCATCAGCTTTTCGAAGAGACCGTCTACGCCGACGTGGCTTTTGCACCGAGAAACGCGGGGCTCTCAGAGGCTCTCGTGGATGACGCAGTGCGTGAGGCGATGCGCATCGTCAGCCTTGACTTCGAATCCATGGGTTCGAGATCCCCGTTCGAGCTTTCAGGTGGGCAGAAGAGGCGAGTGGCCATCGCCGGCGTGCTCGCGATGCGCCCCAAGGTTCTCGTTCTGGATGAGCCCACGGCTGGGATGGATCCGCGTGGCCGCGAGGAAGTGCTCGATGAGATAAGGCGTCTTCACGAGGAGCACGGCTACACCATCGTGCTGGTGTCTCACAGTATGGAAGACGTTGCCCGCTTCGCTGAGAGGCTCATAGTGATGGACGACCGCAGAATCTCCATGGAGGGAACGCCGAGAGAGGTGTTCCGTGCCCGCGAGGAGCTGGTGCGGATCGGCCTGGGAGTGCCTCAGGTGACTGACGTTATGGCGGAGTTGGCCGAGTGCGGATATGATTTCGGAACCAGCGCCATCACCGTGGACGAGGCGGTTCAGGCTCTTCTTCCTCGGCTGAAGGCAGCGGAGTCGACCAGGGCCAGAGAGGGGATGCAACGGTGA
- a CDS encoding enoyl-CoA hydratase-related protein, translating to MSDLADETVILHVDQEIAVITISGPASLNALGSTVLAELGQALAQVRINRAIRALIITGAGSRAFVAGADIAEMRDLTPEGAVAFSRRGQAVFAAIEELPMLSIAAVNGYALGGGCELALACDIRIASSNAQFAQPETGLGIIPGFGATVRLPLAVGRSRAAQMILTGRKLNADEALSAGLVSEVVAQDALLARALEIARDAAAKSPTAIAHAKRCLAASAELFEREAEEFGKCFETDQPREGMSAFLERRRPEFSR from the coding sequence GTGAGCGATTTGGCGGATGAAACCGTTATCCTCCATGTAGATCAGGAGATTGCGGTCATCACGATATCCGGGCCGGCATCGCTGAACGCCCTGGGCAGCACGGTCCTGGCGGAACTCGGCCAAGCCCTCGCGCAGGTTCGAATCAACAGGGCGATTCGCGCCCTCATCATCACCGGCGCCGGCAGTCGAGCCTTTGTGGCAGGCGCCGACATCGCAGAGATGAGGGATCTCACTCCAGAGGGCGCCGTCGCTTTCTCCCGACGCGGACAGGCGGTGTTCGCGGCAATCGAGGAGTTGCCTATGCTATCCATCGCGGCCGTGAACGGGTACGCCCTGGGCGGAGGGTGCGAGCTTGCACTGGCATGCGATATCCGGATAGCATCGTCAAATGCTCAGTTCGCCCAGCCTGAGACTGGTCTGGGCATAATCCCGGGCTTCGGCGCCACAGTTAGGCTGCCGCTCGCCGTGGGACGGTCAAGAGCAGCCCAGATGATACTAACGGGCAGGAAGCTGAATGCCGATGAGGCATTGTCGGCGGGGCTCGTGTCGGAGGTAGTAGCACAGGATGCCCTGCTCGCCAGGGCACTCGAGATAGCGCGGGACGCCGCGGCGAAGAGCCCGACAGCCATTGCCCACGCGAAGCGATGCCTGGCTGCGAGCGCGGAGCTATTCGAGCGTGAGGCCGAGGAGTTCGGGAAGTGCTTCGAGACAGATCAGCCACGAGAGGGAATGTCCGCATTTCTGGAGCGTCGAAGGCCTGAATTCTCAAGGTAG